A window of the Verminephrobacter eiseniae EF01-2 genome harbors these coding sequences:
- a CDS encoding ABC transporter permease — translation MTATRFVGQLNQEKIVFGLTLLLFIGFASTLPNFLAAANILSLLRSVAVLGMLGLGMLIVVLGRGVDLSLVATMAISVAWSVQLVHRGVPVGLALAIGLALALVVGLVNGLLVAYAEIPPLFATLAMGTLVYGFGRAHLITGTDVVYVPQGMGWVLALGQGALLGVPMPIVMAALCALVCYLLLRYTKAGQFVFAVGDNLKAARIGAIAVRPILTLQYGLSGAIAFFAGVITATSVQAMNTRIVNSNLIYDVLLVVILGGVGLSGGKGSVRNVIVGTLLIGVLLNGMTIMDIQYTVQNVIKSMILLIAIVADSIVNPRDEQTGQQGDI, via the coding sequence ATGACGGCAACACGATTCGTTGGGCAGCTCAACCAAGAGAAGATCGTGTTCGGCCTGACGCTCTTGCTGTTCATCGGATTCGCGTCCACGCTGCCGAATTTCCTCGCCGCGGCCAACATCTTGTCGTTGCTGCGCAGCGTTGCGGTGCTCGGCATGCTGGGCTTGGGCATGCTGATCGTGGTGCTCGGGCGCGGGGTCGATCTCTCGCTCGTCGCCACGATGGCGATCTCGGTCGCGTGGAGCGTGCAGTTGGTCCATCGCGGCGTCCCTGTGGGCCTTGCGTTGGCCATCGGATTGGCGCTGGCGCTCGTCGTCGGGCTGGTGAATGGTCTGCTGGTGGCCTATGCGGAGATTCCGCCGCTCTTCGCAACGCTGGCGATGGGCACCCTGGTCTACGGGTTTGGCCGGGCGCATCTGATCACCGGCACCGACGTGGTGTATGTGCCGCAGGGCATGGGATGGGTTCTTGCGCTCGGACAGGGGGCGCTGCTGGGCGTGCCCATGCCCATCGTCATGGCAGCGCTGTGCGCGCTGGTCTGCTATCTCTTGCTTCGGTACACCAAGGCCGGCCAATTCGTCTTTGCCGTGGGGGACAACCTGAAAGCCGCCCGCATCGGGGCCATCGCCGTGCGGCCGATCCTGACGCTGCAGTACGGCCTGTCCGGCGCCATCGCATTCTTTGCCGGGGTGATCACCGCAACCTCGGTGCAGGCGATGAACACGCGGATCGTCAATTCCAACCTGATCTATGACGTCCTTTTGGTCGTGATTCTGGGCGGTGTCGGATTGAGTGGCGGCAAGGGCAGTGTGCGCAACGTCATCGTTGGCACCTTGCTCATTGGCGTGCTGCTCAACGGGATGACGATCATGGACATCCAGTACACGGTCCAGAACGTCATCAAAAGCATGATCTTGCTGATCGCCATCGTGGCCGACAGCATCGTCAATCCCCGCGATGAGCAAACCGGGCAGCAGGGCGATATCTGA
- a CDS encoding MinD/ParA family protein — protein sequence MSAAPSLPPAAPAAPAGPAAAVSAGSAGARIIAVTSGKGGVGKTFVSANLAAALARTGQRVLVLDADLGLANLDVMLNLHPKTTLHDVFTGKARLEDAVMTTPGGFDALLAGSGMAEYSRLTPEVRSQFLSVIEALTPRYDLLLLDTGAGISDLVLFSVSLACEVLIVATPEPTSLTDAYAAIKVLAMQQKRQHVRMVINQATRPGDGRAITGQLQQVLDRFISTESGHPMRLIHMGDIPSDPSVRDAVMRRHLLLLQTPGCPAALAIAQLANKIETTLLVPAA from the coding sequence ATGAGCGCCGCGCCGTCCCTCCCACCCGCAGCGCCAGCCGCCCCGGCTGGACCGGCCGCAGCGGTGTCCGCCGGCTCGGCGGGCGCCCGCATCATTGCGGTGACCAGCGGCAAGGGCGGGGTTGGCAAGACCTTCGTTTCGGCCAACCTGGCAGCGGCCCTGGCCCGCACCGGCCAGCGCGTGCTGGTGCTCGATGCCGACCTGGGCCTGGCCAACCTCGACGTGATGCTGAACCTGCACCCCAAGACCACGTTGCACGATGTCTTTACCGGCAAGGCCAGGCTCGAAGACGCCGTGATGACCACCCCCGGCGGGTTCGACGCGCTGCTGGCCGGCTCGGGCATGGCCGAGTATTCGCGCCTGACGCCCGAGGTGCGCAGCCAGTTCCTGAGCGTGATCGAGGCGCTCACGCCGCGCTACGACCTGCTGCTGCTCGACACCGGCGCCGGTATTTCTGACCTGGTGCTGTTTTCGGTGTCGCTGGCTTGCGAGGTGCTGATCGTGGCCACGCCCGAGCCCACCTCGCTGACGGACGCCTATGCCGCCATCAAGGTGCTGGCCATGCAGCAAAAGCGCCAGCATGTGCGCATGGTCATCAACCAGGCCACACGCCCGGGCGACGGCCGAGCCATCACCGGCCAGTTGCAACAGGTGCTCGACCGCTTCATCAGCACCGAATCGGGCCACCCGATGCGCCTGATCCACATGGGCGACATTCCGTCCGACCCGTCCGTGCGCGATGCCGTGATGCGCCGCCATCTGCTGCTACTGCAAACCCCCGGCTGCCCGGCCGCCCTGGCCATTGCCCAATTGGCCAACAAGATCGAAACCACATTGCTCGTGCCCGCAGCCTGA
- a CDS encoding sugar ABC transporter substrate-binding protein, with amino-acid sequence MHPTFRKLMATAVIGMTLGAGSAWAQKEMNDPFREPALAALRGKTIAYLPISLGFDLAQAWGGVIKQEADRYGMKFISQDPNWSTDAMAQGMTSLIAQKPDVIVTQNPDLQSLARLLKQANAAGIHVIQMNMQGAVQTDAFVGPDFIALGQQVAHMMVKACGKGTNTSHKISIVQGVVTGGVSYYQVQGIKKVLAENPDLKLVSSQAADWDATKARAITETVLQQNPDLCGVIDVWDGQAAGTGAAIVQAGKKGKVYFVTSGGGAQSTCDRLNDGIFSAVINYDAVGMGRDAFTAISALLQTKAKAGTLKFQLYSPTRVLTKSEVKDGTCFDPTVYAKLLR; translated from the coding sequence ATGCACCCGACTTTCCGGAAACTGATGGCCACCGCCGTGATCGGCATGACGCTGGGTGCGGGCAGCGCCTGGGCGCAAAAGGAGATGAACGATCCGTTCCGTGAGCCGGCGCTGGCAGCGCTGCGCGGCAAGACCATCGCCTATCTGCCGATCTCCCTCGGCTTTGACCTGGCACAGGCCTGGGGCGGGGTCATCAAGCAAGAGGCCGACCGCTATGGCATGAAATTCATTTCCCAGGATCCGAACTGGTCGACGGACGCAATGGCGCAGGGCATGACCTCATTGATCGCACAAAAACCCGATGTGATCGTGACCCAGAACCCGGACCTGCAGTCGCTCGCGCGCCTGCTCAAGCAGGCCAACGCGGCCGGCATCCATGTGATTCAGATGAACATGCAGGGCGCCGTGCAGACCGACGCCTTCGTCGGGCCTGACTTCATCGCGCTGGGCCAGCAGGTGGCCCACATGATGGTCAAAGCCTGTGGCAAGGGGACCAACACCTCGCACAAAATCTCCATCGTCCAGGGCGTGGTGACCGGCGGTGTCAGCTACTACCAGGTGCAAGGCATCAAGAAAGTGCTGGCCGAAAACCCGGACCTCAAGCTGGTCTCCAGCCAGGCCGCAGACTGGGATGCGACCAAGGCGCGGGCGATCACCGAAACCGTGCTGCAACAAAACCCGGACCTGTGCGGCGTGATCGATGTCTGGGACGGTCAGGCCGCAGGCACCGGTGCGGCGATCGTGCAGGCGGGCAAGAAGGGCAAGGTCTACTTCGTGACCTCCGGCGGCGGCGCGCAAAGCACATGCGATCGACTCAATGACGGCATCTTCTCGGCCGTCATCAACTACGACGCGGTGGGCATGGGGCGTGACGCCTTCACGGCCATCAGCGCATTGCTGCAAACCAAGGCAAAGGCGGGCACCCTGAAGTTCCAGTTGTACTCGCCAACGCGCGTGCTGACCAAGAGCGAGGTAAAGGACGGAACCTGCTTCGATCCGACCGTGTACGCCAAACTCTTGCGCTGA